In Macadamia integrifolia cultivar HAES 741 chromosome 1, SCU_Mint_v3, whole genome shotgun sequence, a single window of DNA contains:
- the LOC122079773 gene encoding putative transcription factor bHLH086 — translation MACSFYGNLYGAAGSQVPDPSSQGLFGFENHHQTLLDEGESSDNTSGSDSVKNFRFSRLPSLSGPTNSKGTPLPEEAQSVINFKTGYDNWERPSESLLSFEQGDRIFHQQEESSIWGDAMDKNNMWNQLNTKCSIESRLSDDSSCFEMASVYSLMNTTANNIELDEDQVGWLYSGAVDAAESVQQSRVPDTCSNKRPFMGDEMQALKRHCTGLAKKSKPKSAPAKDPQSIAAKNRRERISERLKILQDLVPNGAKVDLVTMLEKAISYVKFLQLQVKVLATDEFWPAQGGKAPEISQVKEAIDAILSSHRDNNSISSSK, via the exons ATGGCTTGTTCCTTCTATGGAAACCTATATGGAGCTGCTGGAAGCCAAGTTCCCGATCCTTCATCTCAAGGTTTGTTTGGCTTTGAGAATCATCACCAAACTTTGCTTGATGAAGGAGAGAGCTCAGACAATACAAGTGGAAGTGATTCTGTTAAGAATTTCAGGTTCAGCcgtcttccttctctttctggTCCAACCAACTCAAAAGGCACTCCTCTACCAGAAGAAGCTCAATCTGTTATCAACTTCAAGACTGGTTATGATAATTGGGAGAGACCAAGTGAGTCTTTGCTTAGCTTCGAACAAGGGGACCGGATTTTTCATCAACAAGAGGAGTCCTCTATTTGGGGAGATGCCATGGACAAGAATAACATGTGGAATCAACTTAATACAAAGTGTAGCATTGAATCTCGCCTGTCCGACGATTCTAGTTGTTTCGAGATGGCAAGTGTTTATAGCTTGATGAACACTACTGCAAATAATATCGAGCTTGATGAAGATCAAGTCGGGTGGTTATACTCGGGAGCTGTTGATGCAGCTGAAAGTGTTCAGCAGTCTAGAGTGCCTGATACATGCTCCAACAAACGTCCTTTCAtg GGTGATGAAATGCAAGCTCTCAAGAGGCACTGCACTGGTTTAGCTAAGAAGTCCAAACCCAAGTCAGCCCCAGCCAAGGACCCTCAGAGTATAGCAGCCAAG AATCGAAGAGAAAGAATCAGTGAGCGGTTGAAGATATTGCAGGATCTAGTACCCAATGGAGCTAAG GTTGATTTAGTTACCATGCTAGAGAAGGCCATCAGCTATGTCAAGTTTCTTCAGTTACAAGTGAAG GTGTTGGCAACCGATGAATTCTGGCCAGCTCAAGGTGGAAAAGCTCCTGAGATTTCTCAAGTAAAAGAAGCCATTGATGCAATTCTCTCATCACATAGAGACAATAATTCAATCTCAAGCTCAAAATAA